Below is a window of Mycolicibacterium chitae DNA.
CACCGTGGTGGCTATCGACGCCGATACCTACCAGGTCAGGGCGACCGGCCAGACCGGGCACCACCCGGCGCATGTGATCGAGGCGCCCAACGGCAAGGTCTATGTGGCCAACGCCGACGACGGCACGGTGTCGATATTCCAGAGTCAAAGCCTGCAGCCGCTGGGCCTGATCGAGGTGGGTGGGATGCCGCACGGTCTACGCGCGGCCAGTGACGGCTCGGTGATCGTCGTCGCCAATCACATGACCGGGGCGCTGGATGTGATCGACGCCCAGACCGATCAGATGCAGTTCTCCGTGCCGGTGGGCGACGGGCCGGCGCAGGTAGCGGTCAGCGCCGACGGACGTTACGCCTATACCGGCATCACCGAGCCGGCGGCGGTGGTGAAGGTGGATCTCGACGCGCGCACGGTGGCCGGCAGCGTCGCGGTGTCGGCGGCCCCGGTGCAGGTCTACCTCACGCCCGACAACGCGACGGTGGTCTCGGCTGACCAGGGCACCCCGGATGCCCCCGGGCATGCGGTATCACTGATCGACACGGCCACGATGACCGTGCGTACCACCGTCGCGACCGGTGCTGGGCCGCACGGTGTGGTGATCGACCCCGCGGGGACGCTGGCCTGGGTCACCAACAGCTACGACAACAGCGTCTCGGTCGTCGACCTGGCCGGCCAGACGGTGTCGGTAACCATCCCGGTCGGCGAGGGACCCAACGGCATCAGCTACTCACCGCGAACGCCGGGATCCAGCACGCCCACGGTTGCGCTGGACCTCCCTGCACCTGCCGCCGTGACCGACGAGGACGGCAGCGCCGAGTCGCCGCACCAGCCAGGGCATCGGTGACCTGGCGCAAATCGTCCGGCCTCGCTGGTCGGCGTCGTTTTTCAGCTCAGCGGCGGAGGCTCAAGCCGTGGGATCTGCGCGATCGGAGCCCGGACCGGATGGACCGACGACTGCCGCGGCCCGTGCGGCGCACGATGGAAGCAAGCACAACGGTGTCAAGTCTGCTGAGAGCAAAGTGCTGTCGTCAGGACGCAATGGGAGTGCTGTACCGGGCGGTCGGAGGCGGTCAGTCTGCTGTCGCGATGGGTCCGGTGGCCGGTAGAGGTTGCAGGCGGCCCGTGCGGTCGAGTCGGTAGAGAGCAGTCGCGGACAGTAGTCCGATCAGTGCGAGCCCTACCCACACGAGTTCGTCGACGCCGGCGAGGTGGGCAGCGTGCATCAGCGATCCCGTCGCAAGGTTGCCGGCGAGGATTCCGATCCCGACGATGGTGTTGTAGAAGCCGTAGTGGGTGCCGACCAAGCGACCGTCCGCCAGCGACACGACGGTGTCCATCTCGAACGGAAACACCGCCGCGGAACCGACCGCCAGCAGCCCCGCTGCCACCAGCAGCGCGGCCACCGCCGCGCCGTGGCCCAGGCGCTCGCTGTCGGGTATCACCATCAGTGGGATGAACGCCGCGCTCAAGACCGCCAACCCGACCACCAAGGATCGCCCCGGCCGCCAGCGTGCGGCGAACCAGCGGGTGATGCGCATTTGCCCAAAGACAGCCACCACACCTGATACGACGAAAATCCCTGCCAC
It encodes the following:
- a CDS encoding beta-propeller fold lactonase family protein is translated as MSSVTTTTSSGIRPPGGGWWRAGSARTTLIAVLSTVLLAAVLAGCSGGDTGQAGQSPTSPVPPEPTPVAGSVWVADEIGNSLTVLDAAANTVVTTLTGIQGPHNVQVGQDAATVYATSVGTDTVVAIDADTYQVRATGQTGHHPAHVIEAPNGKVYVANADDGTVSIFQSQSLQPLGLIEVGGMPHGLRAASDGSVIVVANHMTGALDVIDAQTDQMQFSVPVGDGPAQVAVSADGRYAYTGITEPAAVVKVDLDARTVAGSVAVSAAPVQVYLTPDNATVVSADQGTPDAPGHAVSLIDTATMTVRTTVATGAGPHGVVIDPAGTLAWVTNSYDNSVSVVDLAGQTVSVTIPVGEGPNGISYSPRTPGSSTPTVALDLPAPAAVTDEDGSAESPHQPGHR